One window of Quercus robur chromosome 12, dhQueRobu3.1, whole genome shotgun sequence genomic DNA carries:
- the LOC126709881 gene encoding pentatricopeptide repeat-containing protein At4g22760: MVVPRLTTLLNNSLTVNQAKQIHAQILINGLNNHLEPLLVRQITLSTSTHSRIVAQAQYLKLILYQLQNPDAFSWGCTIRFFSQHGQFKEAFSLYVQMHRLGLCPTTFAVSSALRACARIECRIGGVLVHGQVHKYGYCSCVYVQTALVDLYSKLGDMVTAQKVFDEMLVKNVVSWNSILSGYLKSGNLAEAQRVFDEIPRKDVISWNSMVLGYARVGNLDQACSFFQQIPEKNTASWNSMISGYVDCGDIESARSIFEAMPQRNNVSWITMIAGYSKCGDVESAQKLFDQMDEKDLLSFNAMISCYAQNSQPKEAIELFNQMLEPNVNVRPDGLTLASVTSACSQLGDFKFGPSVESYMNKFGIELDDHLATALVDLYAKCGSIGKAYELFRGLRKRDLIAYSAMILGCGINGKAFDAIKLFEEMINSRICPNLVTYTGLLTAYNHVGLVEEGYQCFNSMKDHGLVPSADHYGIMVDLLGRAGQLEEAYELIRTMPMQPHAGVWGALLLACRLHNNVELGEIAAQHCFELEPDTTGYCSLLANIYASVKRWDDAKRLRKVVGEKGTKIPGCSWMESI, encoded by the coding sequence ATGGTGGTGCCAAGACTAACAACGTTGTTGAATAACAGCCTAACCGTCAATCAGGCAAAGCAAATCCATGCACAAATCCTCATAAACGGTCTCAATAACCACTTGGAACCTCTCTTAGTCCGCCAAATCACCCTCTCAACTTCCACTCACTCTAGAATTGTTGCTCAAGCTCAATATCTAAAACTAATTCTTTACCAATTGCAAAACCCGGATGCTTTTTCTTGGGGTTGCACAATTCGGTTCTTTTCCCAGCACGGCCAATTCAAAGAAGCTTTTTCGCTTTATGTTCAAATGCACAGACTAGGTCTGTGTCCAACCACTTTTGCTGTTTCTTCTGCTCTAAGAGCTTGTGCTAGGATTGAGTGTAGGATAGGTGGAGTTTTAGTACATGGTCAAGTTCATAAATATGGATATTGTAGCTGTGTTTACGTGCAAACAGCACTTGTGGATTTATATTCTAAACTGGGTGATATGGTAACCGCACAAAAGGTGTTTGATGAGATGTTGGTGAAGAATGTGGTTTCTTGGAATTCTATCTTATCTGGGTATTTGAAATCTGGTAATTTAGCTGAAGCTCAGAGGGTGTTCGATGAAATTCCAAGGAAAGATGTTATATCTTGGAATTCAATGGTTTTGGGGTATGCGAGAGTAGGAAATTTGGACCAGGCATGCTCTTTTTTTCAGCAGATACCAGAGAAAAACACAGCTTCTTGGAATTCAATGATTAGTGGTTATGTTGATTGTGGGGACATAGAATCGGCAAGAAGCATTTTTGAGGCAATGCCTCAAAGAAATAATGTTTCTTGGATCACAATGATTGCTGGGTACTCGAAATGTGGGGATGTTGAGTCTGCTCAGAAACTCTTTGATCAGATGGATGAGAAAGATCTGCTCTCGTTTAATGCAATGATATCTTGCTATGCTCAAAATAGccaacctaaggaggccattgAGCTGTTCAACCAGATGCTTGAACCAAATGTAAATGTTCGGCCAGATGGATTAACTTTGGCTAGTGTTACATCTGCTTGTTCACAACTAGGAGATTTCAAATTTGGGCCTTCGGTTGAGTCATATATGAATAAGTTCGGTATTGAACTCGATGATCATTTGGCTACTGCTTTAGTTGACCTGTATGCGAAGTGTGGAAGCATTGGTAAGGCATATGAGCTGTTTCGTGGCTTGAGGAAAAGGGATTTAATTGCTTACTCTGCAATGATCTTGGGATGTGGGATAAATGGTAAGGCATTTGATGCAATCAAGTTATTTGAAGAGATGATAAATTCCCGTATTTGCCCTAACTTAGTCACCTACACTGGACTGCTAACTGCCTATAACCACGTTGGTTTGGTTGAAGAAGGCTACCAATGCTTTAACTCCATGAAGGACCATGGACTTGTGCCTTCAGCTGATCATTATGGAATCATGGTTGATCTTTTAGGCAGGGCAGGACAATTAGAAGAAGCATATGAACTAATAAGGACCATGCCCATGCAGCCTCATGCTGGGGTTTGGGGAGCTTTGCTTCTTGCTTGCAGGTTACATAACAATGTTGAGCTCGGTGAGATAGCTGCTCAGCATTGCTTTGAGCTGGAGCCTGATACAACTGGTTATTGTTCTCTTCTCGCCAACATTTATGCTTCGGTTAAGAggtgggatgatgccaagagaTTGAGAAAGGTTGTGGGGGAGAAGGGAACTAAGATACCTGGCTGTAGTTGGATGGAATCTATTTGA